A part of Saccopteryx bilineata isolate mSacBil1 chromosome 10, mSacBil1_pri_phased_curated, whole genome shotgun sequence genomic DNA contains:
- the TIMP4 gene encoding metalloproteinase inhibitor 4, with product MPRSPQTVPSWALLLRLLALLRPPGLGEACSCAPAHPQQHVCHSALAIRAKISSEKVVPASADPADTQKMIRYEIKQIKLFKGFEKVKDVQFIYTPFDSSLCGVKLEVNSQKQYLLTGQVLNDGKVFIHLCNYIEPWENLSFLQRESLNHHYHLNCGCQITTCYTVPCTISAPNECLWTDWLLEQKRYGYQAQHYVCMKHVDGTCSWYQGSLPLRKDFVDIILP from the exons ATGCCCCGGAGCCCCCAGACCGTGCCGAGCTGGGCGCTGTTGCTGCGGCTGCTAGCATTGCTGCGGCCGCCCGGGCTGGGGGAAGCTTGCAGCTGCGCCCCAGCGCATCCCCAGCAGCACGTCTGCCACTCTGCGCTTG CAATCCGGGCCAAAATCTCCAGTGAGAAGGTAGTTCCTGCCAGTGCAGACCCTGCTGACACTCAAAAAATGATCCGGTATGAAATCAAACAGATAAAG TTGTTTAAAGGGTTTGAGAAAGTCAAGGATGTTCAGTTTATCTATACACCCTTTGATTCTTCCCTCTGTGGTGTAAAACTAGAAGTAAACAGCCAGAAGCAGTATCTTTTGACTG GTCAGGTCCTCAATGATGGAAAAGTCTTCATCCATCTGTGTAACTACATTGAGCCCTGGGAGAACCTGTCCTTTTTGCAGAGAGAAAGTCTGAATCACCACTACCATCTGAACTGTGGCTGCCAA ATCACCACCTGCTATACAGTGCCCTGTACCATCTCGGCCCCCAACGAGTGCCTCTGGACAGACTGGCTGTTGGAGCAGAAACGCTATGGGTACCAGGCACAACATTATGTCTGTATGAAGCATGTTGATGGCACCTGCAGCTGGTACCAGGGAAGCCTGCCCCTCAGGAAGGACTTTGTTGACATCATCCTGCCCTAG